The Humulus lupulus chromosome 7, drHumLupu1.1, whole genome shotgun sequence region aagagtaatgatatgtacacccaaaatatacactcaaataTTACACACAATGATGTGGCAGTTTAGCCTAGCCAATCACATATATTAAAACTAAGACCTACTcttttaaaaagcagtgacacgtCACTGTGTATAATGTTTGAGCGCATATTTTGAGTGCCCATATAATTACTCAATGTACTAAACATAATAATGCATCACTTTTTTAGCACTCCATTAGTGATGCTATAATGTTTTGGTCCACTTATCGTtacttattaattaatattaaaaaatagcaAACCATCACTCATTATACGAACAATTTCCAACTTCATTAATTGATAAATTGCATAAGGCGGGTAGTAACACATCAACAAACTACCATATTAATTAGCAAGATTAAATAGAAAACCATAATGGTATGCACTTTAAATTTATACCAAAATTTTAAATCCACCATTATATACTTACATAATATGTCTCTTTGAGAAAACATATCATTTTATAGTAAGTTTTGAGTACATATAccattagtaaaaaaaaaaagacactaGCAGTAGTAGCACTGCAAACTCAATTACTCAAAGTAATCCATTGGTGTAAGGCACCCCAGTTGTAGGCAACCAAGAATCTCCCATAATAAAACTTGACAAAGTAAAGTTAGCAACATCCAACGAAGTACTTAGCACATGGTAACCTGGCCATGTAACCCTACTACTGGTATTAGATCCGGGCCCTGTATTATTAAACTCTGCATAATACAGAGTGTTGAGCGAAAAATTCCCGGACCATTCACTCCAACCAGCCGGGTCAATTAAGTTATCCATGTATGACTGCATAAACACGGTAGTTGAATACTCCTTCCACGGCCTCCCTAGGAACGTTCTAGTTCTCATGCTACTATTAGTATTAGTATTGGCCGTGAACAAGTCTTGAGCAGCCCTTATATTGCAATTCTGAATCGAAGTTCCCGTGTTCTGGTTCGGGTCGCTCCGTCCTTGGGCAGTAATAGCGTTGAATTGTCTCGGCAGTGGCTGCCTCGGATAAATGTTGCAATTCTGCAAGACAACAGCGGCGTTGCCGAATATGAAATCAATGGTGCCGTAAATGTCGCAGTCTCGGTAGAATTGCCGGAGCGAATGCGCGTATAAGGTGTCTTGGTACCCTTCGAAGCTGCAGCTGTAAAACGCGGACAAGTCTGCGCCGTTTCGGACTGCCACCGCCTGGTGCTTGATAGCTCCCGCCGTGTTTCTGAACGTTATGTTTATAGCCACAAATCCTTGGCCAGCTACGGCTGCAGAATAATATAATAGTACATATAAGACAATAGGACTAAGAACATGATATATATGATCATAATTAAGCTTATTACCAAATGTTGCCGAGTTATATGTGGTCCAACCATCAACTACGCTTCTGTTCCCAGTAATCACAGTCCGGTCAATACCATCCCCTATTAACATCAAATTGCGTTTGTTTCTTGGTATAGAAACATACTCCTCGTAAACTCCACCGGCCACGTATATTACAAAGTAGGATGTAATGTTACTATTAGCCGTCCTATTCGGTGCGGCGGCCACTGCCTCGTTAATGGTACTAAAGTTGCCTGTTCCATTTTGATTCACCACCACAGTGCCACCCACTAAAACACCGCCCACGCCACCTCCCAAACCCACCTGGGGCAGCCTTCTTCCGCGGCCGCCGCGTACTATGGCCTTCGCTGGTTGATTATACTTAACATCATCAACCCAACCGTGCTTAAAAAGAGCTAGAGATATACTATATAGCTTGGTTCCAACAGAGAGGGGGATCGAGAGGACTCTAGTAAGGGTCGGTGGAGAGTTTCCAACCTCATGAAGGCCTTCGAGACACGTTTGTGTGTTGGTCAAAACTGCGCTCAGAAAAGTATGAAACTCTTCGGCTAACTCCAAGCTGTTTA contains the following coding sequences:
- the LOC133791002 gene encoding probable pectinesterase/pectinesterase inhibitor 41, whose protein sequence is MANSKPIILMIPILFFFFFFVSSSAINATPKNSPTTAETICNSTPYPSDCISNLPPPQKLGSVRDFCIHFLHKSLTTTEHFLSLLNTYLNRRRPGGLLTTLLSQPVIRALQDCHLLAELSLDTLSKTYQTLNFTHSLNSLELAEEFHTFLSAVLTNTQTCLEGLHEVGNSPPTLTRVLSIPLSVGTKLYSISLALFKHGWVDDVKYNQPAKAIVRGGRGRRLPQVGLGGGVGGVLVGGTVVVNQNGTGNFSTINEAVAAAPNRTANSNITSYFVIYVAGGVYEEYVSIPRNKRNLMLIGDGIDRTVITGNRSVVDGWTTYNSATFAVAGQGFVAINITFRNTAGAIKHQAVAVRNGADLSAFYSCSFEGYQDTLYAHSLRQFYRDCDIYGTIDFIFGNAAVVLQNCNIYPRQPLPRQFNAITAQGRSDPNQNTGTSIQNCNIRAAQDLFTANTNTNSSMRTRTFLGRPWKEYSTTVFMQSYMDNLIDPAGWSEWSGNFSLNTLYYAEFNNTGPGSNTSSRVTWPGYHVLSTSLDVANFTLSSFIMGDSWLPTTGVPYTNGLL